One Sulfitobacter sp. M39 genomic window, TGATCGATGCGGGTGCGGATGCCGTTAAGGTTGGCATCGGGCCCGGGTCGATCTGCACCACCCGCATGGTTGCTGGCGTCGGTGTACCGCAGCTCACTGCGATCATGGATTGCGCTAAAGCTGCGGGCGATGTGCCCATCATCGCCGACGGCGGGATCAAGTTCTCGGGCGATTTTGCCAAGGCGATTGCGGCAGGCGCGTCCTGCGCGATGGTCGGCAGCATGATCGCGGGCACCGATGAATCCCCCGGCGAGGTGATCCTGTACCAGGGCCGTAGCTTCAAAAGCTACCGTGGCATGGGCAGCCTTGGCGCCATGGCGCGCGGCTCTGCCGACCGGTATTTCCAGAAAGACGCAGCATCGGACAAGCTGGTGCCAGAGGGGATCGAAGGTCAGGTGCCGTATAAAGGCTCTGCCAATGCTGTTGTGCACCAGTTGGTCGGCGGGCTGCGTGCGGCCATGGGCTATACTGGCTGCGCCACGGTCGAAGAAATGCGCAAGAACTGCACTTTCGTCAAGATCACCAACGCGGGTCTGTCCGAAAGCCACGTGCATGATGTGCAGATCACCCGCGAAAGCCCTAACTACCGCATCGGGTAACTCCCGAAAATCAAAGGCGTAATCTACGTGACCCAAGCATGACCCCCGGCGCGCGCATCTCTGCCGCCATCGAGATTTTGAACACAATGGCGGACGGTGTCCCGGCGGAGCAAGCCTTGACCCGTTGGGCCCGTGGCAGCCGCTATGCAGGGTCCAAAGACCGTGCGGCGGTGCGCGATCACGTGTTCGATGTCTTGCGGCAGCGGCGACTGGCCGCGCACCTTGGGGGTGGTGAAACGGGGCGTGCGCTGATGATTGGTGTCTTGCGGGCGCAGGGCATCGACCTTGCGCCGCTGTTCAACGGGCAAGGTCACGCGCCGCTGCCGCTGTCAGAAGCAGAGGCCACGGCCCCCGACGCACCAAGTGATATGGCGACCCTGTGGAACCTGCCCGACTGGATCATACCGCTGTTTCAAGCGTCGCTTGGGACGGAGGCCGAAACGGTCGCGCAGGCTCTGCAATCGCGAGCACCGATTTCTGTGCGGGTGAATACGGCGCAGGCAACGGTCTCGGGTGTGGCAGAGGCACTGGCCGAGGCGGGGATCGAGACCCGTGCGAATGACCTTTGCGCAACCGCCCTGACGGTGACAGGGGGTGAACGGAAACTTCGAAACTCTGACAGCTACTTACATGGTGATGTTGAACTGCAGGATGCGGCCAGCCAAGCGGTTGTGGCAGCGCTTCCCGAAGCTGAGCGGATGCTTGATTATTGCGCAGGTGGCGGCGGCAAGGCGCTGGCGATGGCCGCGCGGCGCGATGCGACGGTCTTTGCCCATGACATCGATCCGCGCCGCATGGTGGACCTGCCCGCGCGCGCAGATCGCGCGGGTGCAACCGTCAGACAGGTGACGACCGATGAACTGGACGGAGCAGGCCCCTTTGACGTGGTACTATGTGACGCGCCCTGTTCGGGTAGCGGGTCGTGGCGCCGGTCGCCCGAAGGGAAATGGACGTTTACAGCCGCTCGTCTGGAAGAATTGACACAAATACAGGATAAAATCCTGGATCACGCTGCCACATTGACCGCCAAAGACGGGACGCTGGCCTATGCGACGTGCTCGGTTCTGATCGACGAAAACGAAGATCGCGCTGCGGCATTTATATCTCGAAATCCGGGGTGGAGCCAGGTTTTCTCCAAGCGTTTCAATGTGAATGCGCAGGGCGACGGCTTTTTTACAGCACATTTTAGACGATATTGACGTGAGGTTAGGTCAACCTAGAGGTGTTAATTTCTTTGACCTGATCCGAAATTAACAGCACATTAACCCCCCTAGGTCTAAATGAACTCGGTTTCATGATTTAGGGGGAATGTGTTGGCTCAAGAAAGTGCGGCTCGGCAGATAGTCTTTGCGAAACGTTGGCTGTTGCTGTCAGCCTTTGTCATCTTTGCCGCCATTCTCAGTATGATCGCCCCGGCGCGGTCTCTTGCTATTGTTTTCCAGGCTGCAAGCGGGACGGTTGCGTTGGCTGTGTTGGTCAATGTCACAGCAGCGTTTGTCCGGCGACGGTGGCAACGGAAGCATCGGAATGGGGCCATGTCCACCATGGCCGAGGATCCTAACCCCTGCATCATAACCAACGATGACGGCATGATCGTTGCCCAAAATAACGCGGCGCTGGCGACGTTTATCCGGCCCGCGCAGCCCAAGATATCAGATCTATTCGCGCCGCTTTTTGCAGACCCGATCGCGCTGATCGCCCGATTGGCCGTTCAAGCCACGCAGACGGGGGCCGCGAAAGAGGATATCACCACCCGTGACGGCACAATGCGGTTGTCGGCACACCGCGTCGGCGGCGACCTGCTATGGCGGCTAGAGACGCTTTGGGGGGCAAGCGACGGCGCGTCCGGTGCGAATGACCACGCGCTGCCGATGGTGATGGTTAGCCAAGCAAATGTGATCTTGTTTATGAATGCGGCAGCGCGGGCCCTTGTCGGCAAACGCGTGACGGCGCTATCGCAGATTATCGGCGATATGCCCGTCGAAGCAGGTGGTATGGTTACGGTGCAAACGGCGAAGGGGCCCATTTGCACGACGATGGCCGAAGTGGCGGCCTCTGCGAACCGCCGTGCGCTGTATTTCCTGCCGCACGCCGAAGAACGTT contains:
- a CDS encoding RsmB/NOP family class I SAM-dependent RNA methyltransferase; this encodes MTPGARISAAIEILNTMADGVPAEQALTRWARGSRYAGSKDRAAVRDHVFDVLRQRRLAAHLGGGETGRALMIGVLRAQGIDLAPLFNGQGHAPLPLSEAEATAPDAPSDMATLWNLPDWIIPLFQASLGTEAETVAQALQSRAPISVRVNTAQATVSGVAEALAEAGIETRANDLCATALTVTGGERKLRNSDSYLHGDVELQDAASQAVVAALPEAERMLDYCAGGGGKALAMAARRDATVFAHDIDPRRMVDLPARADRAGATVRQVTTDELDGAGPFDVVLCDAPCSGSGSWRRSPEGKWTFTAARLEELTQIQDKILDHAATLTAKDGTLAYATCSVLIDENEDRAAAFISRNPGWSQVFSKRFNVNAQGDGFFTAHFRRY